Proteins from one Mus pahari chromosome 10, PAHARI_EIJ_v1.1, whole genome shotgun sequence genomic window:
- the C10H11orf53 gene encoding uncharacterized protein C11orf53 homolog codes for MPGSPVMSGYYGVRRSFLSDSDFHSSKQFSNDLYTASMSKPFACESTAGQTHTGLLESYLAEPYGDYRPPALTPTPSSLFSTSTLPPLLPPPFPSDPTHFVFRDSWEQTVPDGLSQPDPMPADALQTLPPSTSCLSQLESGSSTQHRNMGWGTSLAGAQPYSLHALEDLHHTPGYPTSPPYPFTSFMTVSNDLPPKVGPLSPEEGSDVSSLHDPSPWTKEDGSMAWGSYECRRAY; via the exons GATCACCTGTGATGTCAGGTTACTATGGTGTCAGGAGATCTTTCCTGTCTGATTCCGACTTCCATAGCAGCAAACAGTTCTCAAATGACCTCTACACGGCCAGCATGAGCAAGCCCTTTGCCTGCGAGTCCACAGCTGGGCAGACTCACACAGGCCTGCTGGAGTCCTACCTGGCTGAGCCCTATGGAGACTACCGCCCACCAGCGCTGACCCCCACACCCAGTTCCCTGTTCAGCACCTCGACTCTGCCACCTCTCTTGCCGCCTCCATTCCCCAGTGACCCAACTCATTTCGTCTTT AGAGACTCCTGGGAACAGACGGTACCAGATGGTCTTAGCCAGCCGGACCCTATGCCTGCTGATGCCCTGCAGACTTTGCCACCCAGCACCAGTTGCCTCTCCCAGCTGGAGTCAGGAAGCAGCACCCAGCACAGGAACATGGGCTGGGGGACCTCCCTTGCTGGGGCTCAGCCCTACTCGCTGCATGCACTGGAAGATCTGCACCACACACCAGGGTACCCTACCTCACCTCCATACCCCTTCACGTCTTTCATGACGGTGTCAAATGACCTCCCACCCAAGGTGGGGCCCCTCTCCCCAGAGGAAGGGTCAGATGTCTCTTCCCTTCATGACCCTTCACCTTGGACAAAAGAAGATGGCAGCATGGCCTGGGGCTCTTATGAGTGCCGGAGAGCTTACTGA